One window of candidate division WOR-3 bacterium genomic DNA carries:
- a CDS encoding M14 family zinc carboxypeptidase: protein MLVDVTYSPWNLEKLASEHFDIGYINPRCCIKIIAKNPEELTKLANLGMDYKVEIESLEEYYANRLMPDRPMGGYHRYIDVLNFIDSLRLSNPHIVSEKESIGYTIEGRGIYCVKISDNPELDENEPEVLFNALIHAREPLSMEIILYFMRYLTENYPYDPIVRYIVNERELYFIPILNPDGYVYNEITNPTGGGIWRKNRRINPDGSYGVDLNRNFGFMWGIDNYGSSPNPEDEIYRGEAPFSEPETQSYREFVIRRKFKLIVDNHTFGGMYLYPWGYTSTPTPFSDLYDEYSYILSRFNNYIPIQASDLYPVNGALMDWAFGDTVEKPRIIAFSPELGSPEDGFWPPPERIEQNGEIALKGNLFFSLISGGYIRTKLNLDTLILFTLSPEETKNISFTVKNIGLDTLKNIVIYPRNLDRTIEFESEPHEISVLPPNSSTVYYNTIRCGSFTTPGTRAYFELCTEYSTELTICDTHFIYIGTPTIVYFNNFEGITDQFRAISGPDWERGHPISGPRSAYSGLKCWGTILDGTYSPYSRSVLSSPLLNLSGCTKPMLVFKHWYLTESCEDTIYDGGFVRVRRGGLTETIEPIDHYRGKLYNHNPNGGESAYGGLSDGWETAYFDLSAFAGQTIYVEFVFASDYYIQRPGWYIDDFAIIDFPPTSLEEKANTASSASYLSIFPNPANNGLKIRTDLSHRLKTLYLVDITGKQHKIELKNQPGEINISLERFPSGIYFLVFQSDTISFKEKIIILK from the coding sequence CAGATCGCCCAATGGGAGGATACCATAGGTACATTGATGTTCTTAATTTTATCGACTCACTAAGGTTATCAAATCCTCACATAGTTTCCGAGAAGGAATCGATAGGTTATACAATAGAGGGAAGAGGTATTTACTGCGTCAAGATATCCGACAACCCTGAACTTGATGAAAATGAGCCTGAGGTGCTGTTTAATGCGTTGATTCATGCTCGCGAACCCTTAAGTATGGAAATCATACTTTACTTTATGCGTTACCTCACAGAAAACTATCCCTATGATCCTATTGTTAGGTACATCGTTAACGAAAGAGAGCTTTATTTTATACCCATTTTAAACCCAGACGGTTATGTATACAACGAGATAACAAACCCAACAGGAGGGGGCATTTGGCGAAAAAACCGCCGAATAAATCCAGACGGTTCCTACGGAGTCGATCTTAACCGAAACTTCGGTTTTATGTGGGGCATTGACAATTACGGCTCCTCACCAAACCCAGAAGATGAAATATACCGCGGAGAAGCCCCGTTTTCTGAGCCAGAAACCCAGTCTTACCGTGAATTTGTGATAAGAAGAAAATTTAAGCTCATTGTGGATAACCATACATTTGGAGGTATGTATCTTTACCCATGGGGATACACATCCACACCTACACCCTTCTCCGACCTGTACGATGAATATTCTTATATACTTTCACGATTCAACAATTACATACCAATTCAGGCGTCAGATCTTTATCCTGTGAACGGGGCGCTTATGGATTGGGCTTTTGGAGATACGGTTGAAAAACCAAGGATAATAGCATTCTCCCCTGAATTAGGTTCGCCGGAGGATGGCTTTTGGCCACCACCAGAAAGAATAGAACAAAACGGTGAAATAGCCTTAAAAGGAAACCTATTTTTCTCATTGATAAGCGGCGGATATATACGGACAAAACTAAACCTGGACACATTGATCTTGTTTACTCTCTCTCCCGAGGAAACAAAAAACATCAGTTTTACAGTAAAAAATATAGGGCTCGACACCCTTAAGAACATTGTGATTTACCCCAGGAACCTCGACAGAACAATCGAGTTTGAAAGCGAACCGCACGAAATATCTGTTTTGCCTCCGAATTCTAGCACGGTCTATTATAATACTATACGATGTGGATCTTTCACTACCCCAGGAACAAGAGCCTATTTTGAGTTGTGCACAGAATATTCAACCGAGCTAACAATCTGCGATACCCATTTCATATACATCGGGACACCAACCATCGTATACTTCAACAACTTTGAGGGAATAACAGATCAATTCAGGGCAATAAGCGGTCCAGACTGGGAAAGAGGACACCCAATAAGTGGTCCGCGCTCGGCATATTCTGGGCTTAAGTGCTGGGGCACGATCCTTGATGGAACATACTCCCCATATTCTCGATCTGTACTCAGCTCGCCTTTATTAAACCTCTCCGGATGCACAAAACCAATGCTTGTTTTTAAGCATTGGTATTTGACAGAATCCTGCGAAGACACAATTTATGATGGAGGGTTTGTTCGAGTGAGAAGGGGCGGACTTACAGAAACAATCGAGCCAATCGATCACTATCGAGGAAAACTTTATAATCATAACCCTAACGGAGGAGAAAGCGCATACGGTGGACTATCGGATGGTTGGGAAACAGCCTATTTCGACCTATCAGCGTTCGCAGGACAAACAATCTATGTCGAGTTTGTCTTTGCAAGCGATTACTACATTCAACGCCCTGGCTGGTACATAGACGACTTTGCCATAATCGATTTCCCGCCAACAAGCTTAGAGGAAAAAGCAAATACAGCATCTTCAGCATCATATCTAAGCATATTTCCAAATCCCGCAAATAATGGGCTCAAAATAAGAACCGATCTATCTCACAGACTAAAAACTTTATACCTAGTGGATATAACAGGAAAACAACACAAGATAGAACTAAAAAACCAGCCTGGCGAAATCAATATAAGCTTGGAAAGATTTCCTTCTGGGATATATTTTCTCGTTTTTCAATCTGATACGATATCATTCAAAGAAAAGATTATAATTCTCAAGTAA